Proteins encoded within one genomic window of Leptospiraceae bacterium:
- a CDS encoding purine-binding chemotaxis protein CheW: MAKDDNHLSEQYITFTIGEEDYAISIINVEEIVKVTNLIKVPKSQTYFVGLMDIRGKVVNMIDLSKKIMNKKVGESAMNRAIIVKIDGKSLGVIVDKVSHVVHFAPTQIDPPPPSVRGMSSRYIIGVAKKENRFIIIMDIEKILSSEELAEVTK, encoded by the coding sequence ATGGCTAAAGATGATAATCATTTAAGTGAGCAGTATATAACTTTTACGATTGGAGAAGAGGATTATGCTATATCTATTATCAATGTAGAAGAAATTGTAAAAGTCACAAATCTGATTAAAGTTCCGAAGTCACAGACATATTTTGTGGGTCTAATGGACATTCGCGGTAAAGTAGTGAATATGATTGATCTCAGCAAAAAGATCATGAACAAGAAAGTAGGTGAGTCTGCGATGAATCGAGCCATTATCGTCAAGATAGATGGTAAGTCGTTAGGCGTCATAGTTGACAAAGTTTCCCACGTAGTTCACTTTGCTCCAACACAAATCGATCCGCCTCCACCCTCTGTAAGAGGAATGTCTTCTCGTTATATCATTGGAGTGGCTAAGAAAGAAAACCGCTTCATCATCATCATGGACATAGAAAAAATTCTATCCTCCGAAGAATTGGCAGAAGTTACGAAGTAA
- a CDS encoding mannose-1-phosphate guanylyltransferase — protein MAGGKGERFWPRSRASTPKQLQKVYSNKTLLKETIDRALTLTSIDRIFIGTNAALKKSILQLEKGFPEKNFILEPEGKNTAPIVALASLYFKQKFGNPTQIVLSADAFINPVNEFTKTMKLAIQEAEENLVLLGIKPVRPETGYGYIATGKPTKHGMEVKGFFEKPDFKVAVKYLKKKNFYWNPGIFIWKTDFILSEFAKHAPYILTPLKNKFPFANFGELSAAFKLLPSEAIDTAIMEKSSLIRMVKASFDWDDVGSWLSLERVLKGDVNGNHHTGKGSFHFHAKGNISSTQKELVTFLGVEDLIVVEEDDVLFISSKSGIKDIKLLLSELKKNRSLQKYLE, from the coding sequence ATGGCAGGTGGTAAGGGAGAGCGCTTCTGGCCTCGCTCTAGAGCCTCGACCCCTAAGCAATTGCAGAAGGTTTATTCAAATAAAACACTTCTAAAAGAAACGATTGATAGAGCACTCACACTCACTAGTATAGATCGAATTTTTATTGGCACAAATGCGGCTCTAAAGAAATCCATTTTACAGCTTGAAAAAGGTTTTCCGGAAAAGAATTTCATTTTAGAGCCAGAAGGAAAGAACACAGCTCCGATCGTTGCCTTAGCTTCTCTTTATTTTAAGCAGAAGTTTGGAAATCCTACACAGATAGTCTTATCTGCAGATGCATTTATCAATCCTGTTAACGAATTTACTAAAACAATGAAGCTTGCGATCCAAGAAGCAGAAGAAAACTTAGTTTTACTTGGAATTAAGCCTGTTCGACCTGAAACTGGTTATGGTTATATTGCAACTGGAAAGCCAACCAAGCATGGAATGGAAGTAAAAGGTTTTTTTGAAAAGCCTGACTTTAAAGTAGCCGTTAAGTATTTAAAGAAAAAGAATTTTTATTGGAATCCCGGAATTTTTATTTGGAAGACTGATTTTATTTTGAGTGAGTTTGCAAAACATGCTCCCTATATTTTAACACCTCTCAAGAATAAATTTCCATTCGCGAATTTCGGTGAATTAAGTGCTGCCTTTAAGCTTTTGCCATCAGAGGCAATTGATACTGCGATTATGGAGAAGAGTTCTCTTATTCGTATGGTTAAGGCAAGCTTTGATTGGGATGATGTAGGATCTTGGCTTTCTCTAGAGAGAGTTCTCAAAGGGGATGTTAATGGAAATCATCATACAGGAAAAGGCTCGTTTCATTTTCATGCAAAGGGAAATATATCTTCCACTCAAAAGGAATTAGTAACCTTTTTGGGAGTAGAGGATTTAATCGTCGTAGAAGAAGATGATGTATTATTTATTTCCTCTAAATCGGGAATTAAAGATATAAAGCTTTTATTATCTGAGTTAAAGAAAAATAGAAGTTTACAAAAGTATTTGGAATAG
- the hfq gene encoding RNA chaperone Hfq, with protein sequence MSTKNNIQDYILNTARKDKIDLTIYLLNGVPLKGKVYSFDNFTIIIENDGKQQLIYKHAVSTIIPLKPIKFAPEEMKES encoded by the coding sequence ATGTCTACAAAAAATAATATTCAAGATTACATTCTGAATACAGCTAGAAAAGATAAGATAGATTTAACCATTTATCTTTTAAATGGTGTTCCTTTAAAAGGAAAGGTATATAGTTTTGATAATTTCACAATCATTATCGAAAATGACGGAAAGCAACAGTTAATTTATAAACATGCGGTTTCTACCATTATTCCCCTAAAGCCGATTAAGTTTGCTCCAGAAGAAATGAAAGAATCCTAA
- the miaA gene encoding tRNA (adenosine(37)-N6)-dimethylallyltransferase MiaA gives MIILASPTGGGKTELCNYLDPSRFEIVSFDSRQVYKVLSVGTAKPEKAVLEHITHHLVDFLEPNETINAASFTALAEQAVEEIYLREKIPILTCGTGFYLKAFLYGMYPVPKVNPETRTRLEALSREERWNLLQEVDRETSLVINANDDYRVVRALEVFQSGGVKWSELKENKNDGYLTKGKLEVAGIFIQRERSELYDRINRRCKMMIDSGILEETKEVLKDFGEEAPALNSLGYNFALDYIKGRISMESFLEEFSRSHRNYAKKQVTWFKKEAILQATDWKTALEQIKNI, from the coding sequence ATGATTATTTTAGCCTCTCCTACTGGGGGAGGCAAAACAGAGTTATGCAATTATCTAGATCCTTCCCGATTTGAAATTGTCTCCTTTGATTCTAGACAGGTTTACAAAGTTCTCTCTGTGGGCACAGCTAAGCCAGAAAAGGCTGTCCTTGAGCATATCACGCATCATTTGGTCGATTTCCTTGAACCTAACGAAACCATAAACGCAGCATCCTTTACAGCCCTTGCAGAGCAAGCAGTAGAGGAGATTTATTTGCGCGAAAAGATTCCAATTCTTACCTGTGGCACTGGATTCTATCTGAAAGCATTCCTATATGGAATGTATCCGGTTCCGAAAGTAAATCCTGAAACAAGAACTAGGCTTGAGGCACTTTCGCGGGAAGAAAGATGGAACCTTTTGCAAGAAGTCGATAGAGAGACTTCTCTTGTCATCAATGCAAATGACGATTATCGAGTAGTTCGTGCCTTAGAGGTCTTTCAGTCAGGAGGAGTAAAGTGGTCAGAATTAAAAGAAAATAAGAATGACGGCTATCTGACCAAAGGAAAACTGGAAGTTGCAGGTATTTTCATTCAAAGAGAGCGAAGTGAATTATATGATCGAATCAATCGTCGTTGTAAAATGATGATCGATTCAGGGATTCTAGAAGAAACTAAGGAAGTTTTGAAAGATTTTGGGGAAGAGGCGCCGGCTTTAAATTCTCTAGGTTATAATTTTGCACTTGATTATATCAAGGGGAGAATAAGCATGGAATCCTTTTTAGAGGAGTTTTCCCGATCGCATCGAAATTATGCGAAAAAGCAAGTCACTTGGTTTAAGAAAGAAGCGATTTTACAAGCGACTGATTGGAAAACTGCATTAGAGCAAATAAAAAATATATAA
- a CDS encoding FYDLN acid domain-containing protein, which yields MTKKLQKKVVKKPETKKAEPSKKAEVSKKAETPARVTKASPKKPTPVTEAGGLGKKHTCYSCNTKFYDLGKEEKLCPKCGADQNTRPAVKIKFPKSSPKLSEFDVVDEDVVAELGAEEDILLEPDSEIDDPEPILDEEDT from the coding sequence ATGACCAAGAAGTTGCAGAAAAAAGTAGTCAAGAAACCGGAGACCAAGAAGGCTGAGCCTTCCAAAAAAGCCGAGGTAAGCAAAAAAGCAGAGACACCCGCTCGTGTCACTAAGGCATCTCCTAAGAAACCGACCCCCGTTACAGAAGCGGGAGGTCTTGGGAAGAAACATACCTGTTATAGCTGTAATACCAAGTTTTATGACCTGGGAAAAGAAGAAAAGCTCTGTCCCAAGTGTGGAGCAGATCAAAATACACGTCCGGCTGTCAAAATCAAGTTTCCTAAGTCTTCCCCTAAGCTCAGTGAATTCGATGTAGTAGACGAAGATGTAGTTGCCGAGTTGGGTGCAGAAGAGGATATTCTACTCGAGCCAGATTCGGAAATTGATGATCCAGAGCCAATACTCGACGAGGAAGATACCTGA